A single Calypte anna isolate BGI_N300 chromosome 24, bCalAnn1_v1.p, whole genome shotgun sequence DNA region contains:
- the PIH1D2 gene encoding PIH1 domain-containing protein 2 produces the protein MAEPALVKAAQLWTLLDEMAENEPRAYRRFLRQQQAEAERFFAPPEPHLCLRARPAGGVRGPLFVNVCSWKRIPASKTSTEPTRVIAGQLQEVSGGGDIYSVLDIAFNPDVLQRGEENPERMEHLIHLTLRFVEDHCNLTLSPLYTTEPFRLKGSLQAMQQRLQGREVPAPQLRQNTKKELTLDQLLHSLEGEEGSNAPVLLKEESLAQPKVQLIEEISSAGMAEELSTPVYEMVTVKDANQKPLKIELRIELPEVSSVSECDLRMSKDDISIEVPGKYKLQLDLPELVDEETATAVFHRGKGVLFVTVPVLKDSIPDSSQVTEQSKSPE, from the exons ATGGCGGAGCCGGCCCTGGTGAAGGCCGCGCAGCTCTGGACGCTGCTGGACGAGATGGCGGAGAACGAGCCACGGGCTTACCGCCGGTTCCTCCGGCAGCAGCAAGCCGAGGCCGAGCGGTTCTTCGCCCCGCCGGAGCCTCACCTGTGCCTGCGGGCCCGTCCCGCA GGAGGTGTCCGGGGGCCGCTGTTCGTCAACGtctgcagctggaaaaggatCCCGGCGTCCAAGACCTCCACGGAGCCCACCCGTGTCATCGCGGGGCAGCTCCAGGAGGTGTCTGGAGGGGGAG ACATTTACAGCGTTCTAGACATTGCATTTAACCCAGATGTTCttcagagaggggaagaaaacccagaaagaaTGGAACACTTAATCCATTTGACTCTGAGGTTTGTTGAGGACCACTGCAACCTTACTCTCTCTCCTCTGTACACCACGGAACCATTCAGACTGAAAGGCAGCCTGCAGGCCATGCAGCAAAGGCTGCAAGGAAGGGAAGTGCCAGCTCCACAGCTCAGGCAGAACACAAAGAAAG aacTGACACTGGATCAGCTGCTACACAGTCTGGAAGGTGAGGAGGGCAGCAatgctcctgtgctgctgaaggaagAAAGTTTGGCACAGCCTAAAGTGCAGCTGATAGAGGAAATCTCCAGTGCTGGgatggcagaggagctgagtaCCCCTGTCTATGAAATGGTCACTGTGAAGGATGCAAACCAGAAACCCCTCAAAATAGAACTCAGAATTGAGCTGCCTGAAGTTAGCTCTGTTTCTGAGTGTGACCTGAGGATGTCCAAG GATGACATCAGCATTGAAGTCCCTGGAAAGTACAAGTTACAGCTGGATCTGCCAGAACTGGTGGATGAAGAAACAGCTACAGCAGTATTTCACAGAGGGAAGGGGGTGTTGTTTGTCACAGTGCCAGTCCTAAAAGACAGCATTCCAGACAGTTCACAGGTGACAGAACAAAGTAAGAGCCCAGAATGA